The following proteins come from a genomic window of Rhodohalobacter sp. 614A:
- a CDS encoding D-alanine--D-alanine ligase family protein: MDQKTILVAFGGASPEHEVSVITSHQAIAALQESNYSITPLYLTKNGRWLTGETLLDLKNFEDLKKLEDSCTPCTFGQNEFGQPVLLEQKTGFFSKPKTTPIFAVIDGFHGSKGENGAFQGACEMFNIPCTGSGVMGSAIGMDKVMAKTICRANEIPVAESVDFFEPDWVDHQSTLITKIESLEYPVIVKPVHLGSSIGVEVVMNQESLIRAVEAAFKYDDHLLVETVITPLMEINCSVLGSSRAQRTSVCERPIGKEELLSFQDKYLNDAEAKGMASADREIPAKIPDELTKAIQETSVKVFKLLSCSGLARLDFLVNEETHQFYFNEINTIPGSFSFYLWKESGISFTDLLLELIDIAVEDQNQKARRIQSYDTNLLSQKAVKGIKGLKSKK; this comes from the coding sequence ATGGATCAAAAAACAATTTTAGTGGCATTTGGAGGTGCGTCTCCAGAGCATGAGGTTTCTGTCATTACATCACATCAAGCCATTGCAGCATTGCAGGAATCGAACTATTCCATCACCCCTCTTTACCTTACAAAAAACGGCCGGTGGCTGACGGGCGAAACATTACTCGATCTGAAAAATTTTGAAGATTTAAAAAAACTCGAAGACAGTTGTACTCCCTGTACATTCGGCCAAAATGAATTTGGTCAGCCGGTTCTTCTTGAGCAAAAAACCGGATTTTTCTCAAAACCTAAAACCACCCCTATTTTCGCCGTGATTGATGGATTCCACGGATCCAAAGGAGAAAATGGCGCATTCCAGGGCGCTTGTGAAATGTTTAACATCCCATGTACCGGAAGCGGCGTTATGGGTTCTGCTATCGGTATGGACAAAGTGATGGCAAAAACCATCTGCCGTGCCAATGAAATCCCGGTTGCTGAAAGTGTGGACTTCTTTGAACCAGACTGGGTAGATCATCAATCAACCCTGATAACCAAAATTGAATCGCTTGAATACCCGGTCATTGTAAAACCTGTTCACCTGGGAAGCAGTATCGGGGTTGAGGTTGTGATGAATCAGGAATCATTGATTCGTGCTGTAGAAGCCGCTTTTAAATATGATGACCACTTGCTTGTTGAAACGGTGATCACACCCCTAATGGAAATTAATTGCTCGGTATTAGGGTCCTCCCGGGCTCAAAGAACCAGCGTTTGTGAGCGTCCGATTGGCAAAGAAGAACTTCTCTCTTTCCAGGATAAATATTTGAATGACGCTGAAGCAAAGGGCATGGCTTCGGCCGACCGGGAAATTCCCGCCAAAATTCCGGATGAACTCACAAAGGCGATACAAGAAACCTCTGTCAAAGTTTTTAAACTGCTTTCTTGCAGCGGACTGGCCCGGCTTGATTTTCTTGTGAATGAAGAGACACACCAATTTTACTTCAATGAAATCAACACCATACCCGGCTCATTTTCGTTTTATTTATGGAAAGAATCTGGTATTTCATTTACGGATTTGTTGTTAGAACTTATCGACATTGCCGTGGAAGATCAGAACCAAAAGGCAAGACGTATTCAAAGTTACGATACAAACTTATTAAGCCAGAAAGCTGTTAAAGGTATCAAAGGACTAAAAAGCAAAAAATAG
- a CDS encoding DUF4405 domain-containing protein, with amino-acid sequence MKKPELNFVVDTVAFFLFLCLISTGFLIYLIMPPASGLAVWGMDRHGWGEIHFWIALTFLVLMAIHFILHWTWITTKVKGRSRSGHISKTRSIIAVLVILFVLFLLLTPFFSPIEKSSEGHGHHGEHVEAMR; translated from the coding sequence ATGAAAAAACCTGAACTCAACTTTGTTGTTGATACAGTCGCCTTTTTCCTGTTTTTATGCCTCATTTCTACAGGATTTTTAATTTATTTGATTATGCCGCCGGCATCAGGACTTGCAGTTTGGGGAATGGACCGCCACGGATGGGGAGAAATTCATTTTTGGATTGCACTCACTTTTCTTGTTTTGATGGCCATTCACTTCATTTTGCACTGGACCTGGATAACAACAAAAGTAAAAGGAAGGTCGAGAAGTGGTCACATTTCAAAGACGCGAAGTATTATCGCGGTTTTGGTTATTCTGTTTGTTCTTTTTTTGTTGCTGACTCCGTTCTTCAGCCCAATAGAAAAAAGCAGTGAAGGCCACGGACATCATGGCGAACATGTTGAGGCCATGCGGTAA
- a CDS encoding co-chaperone GroES encodes MIQEYLNSVDKFIIIGDRVLIKPRDMETRTKSGLVLPATVKEKEEIQSGYIIKTGPGYPIPSQEIDEPWKDQTSDPKYIGMQAKEGDLAIFLKSRSHEIEFENEKFLIVPHAAILLLIRDEHHLE; translated from the coding sequence ATGATCCAGGAATATTTAAATTCGGTTGATAAATTTATCATTATTGGCGATCGGGTACTCATCAAACCGCGAGATATGGAAACCCGAACCAAAAGCGGACTTGTTCTCCCAGCCACGGTAAAAGAAAAGGAAGAAATCCAGAGCGGGTACATTATTAAAACCGGCCCCGGTTACCCGATTCCATCGCAGGAAATTGATGAACCGTGGAAAGATCAGACATCCGATCCAAAATATATCGGCATGCAGGCAAAAGAAGGCGATTTGGCCATTTTTCTGAAAAGCCGTTCACACGAAATTGAATTTGAGAATGAAAAGTTTCTCATTGTTCCGCATGCTGCCATCCTTTTGTTGATTCGCGACGAACACCACCTCGAATAA
- a CDS encoding DmpA family aminopeptidase, producing the protein MKHQHFSTFLILIFLTISASAQTQNQQRARELGIETGILTPGKWNAITDVAGVKVGHQTIIEGDDIRTGVTAILPHDGNIFRERVPAAVFVGNGFGKALGFTQVRELGEIETPIALTNTLSIHTVANGVADYVLNQPENENVRSVNPVVGETNDGWLNNIRERNVGIDDAYAAIENAKSGSVNEGNVGAGTGTRALGFKGGIGTSSRVLPRDKGGYTVGVLVQSNFGGILTINGAPVGKELNNHYMANEVPYDVDGSIMIIVATDAPITSRNLERLAKRAFLGVARVGGFASNGSGDYVIAFSTSEDVRIHQNGESTNSITELKNDAMTPLFLAAVEATEEAILNSLFAAETITGWNGHTQEALPVDEVMEILKKYNAVEKQ; encoded by the coding sequence ATGAAGCATCAACATTTTTCCACATTTCTGATTCTGATCTTTCTAACAATTTCAGCTTCAGCCCAAACACAAAATCAACAGAGAGCACGCGAACTCGGTATTGAAACCGGAATTCTGACCCCGGGTAAGTGGAATGCCATCACAGATGTAGCCGGTGTGAAAGTTGGCCATCAAACCATTATTGAAGGTGATGATATACGAACAGGTGTGACAGCCATTCTTCCACATGATGGAAATATTTTTCGGGAACGGGTTCCGGCAGCAGTATTTGTAGGAAACGGATTCGGAAAGGCACTTGGATTTACACAAGTTCGGGAACTTGGTGAAATTGAAACGCCAATCGCTCTCACCAACACTCTTAGTATTCATACGGTGGCAAACGGTGTGGCCGACTACGTTCTCAATCAACCTGAAAATGAAAATGTGCGATCCGTAAATCCGGTTGTGGGAGAAACCAATGACGGCTGGCTGAATAACATCCGCGAAAGAAATGTGGGTATTGATGATGCGTATGCCGCCATTGAAAACGCCAAAAGTGGCTCTGTGAATGAAGGAAATGTTGGTGCGGGAACCGGAACAAGAGCTCTGGGATTTAAGGGAGGAATTGGCACATCATCAAGAGTTCTGCCCCGCGATAAAGGCGGATATACGGTTGGCGTTTTGGTGCAATCCAATTTTGGCGGAATTCTTACAATCAACGGAGCGCCGGTCGGTAAAGAGCTGAACAATCATTACATGGCAAATGAAGTGCCTTATGATGTGGATGGCTCCATTATGATCATCGTTGCGACGGATGCGCCCATCACATCCCGCAATCTTGAGCGTCTGGCGAAACGCGCATTTCTTGGAGTAGCGAGAGTCGGCGGATTTGCTTCCAACGGCAGCGGCGATTATGTGATTGCGTTTTCAACCAGCGAAGATGTTCGAATTCATCAGAATGGAGAATCCACAAATTCTATTACCGAATTAAAAAATGATGCCATGACTCCCCTTTTTCTCGCCGCAGTAGAAGCAACAGAAGAAGCCATTCTGAACTCTCTCTTTGCAGCCGAAACAATAACCGGCTGGAATGGCCACACACAAGAAGCTCTTCCGGTTGACGAAGTGATGGAAATTCTGAAAAAGTATAACGCTGTGGAGAAGCAGTAA
- the bshA gene encoding N-acetyl-alpha-D-glucosaminyl L-malate synthase BshA, whose amino-acid sequence MNIGIVCYPTFGGSGVVATELAKGLANRGHKLHILSYAKPARLDSFRTDIAYHEVDLSSYPLFEYPPYDLALANMMVHLIQYENLDVLHVHYAIPHATSAYLAKQILNSKAKDVPVITTLHGTDITLIGSDPTYKQVVDFSINQSDGVTAVSQYLKEETYRLFDITKDIKVIPNFIDLERFQKSKKEHFKKAICPDGEKIVTHVSNFREVKRVTDVVAAFGKMLENGVRAKLLMVGDGPERPKAENKCRELGMCDHVRFLGKQDQVEEVLSISDLFMIPSGSETFGLAALEAMSCSVPVISSNIGGLPEVNIHGETGYLCELADIECMANHATEILTDEKLQERMSKAARQRAEMFEMDKIVSVYEDYYDEVKSSL is encoded by the coding sequence ATGAACATTGGAATTGTTTGTTATCCTACATTTGGCGGTAGCGGTGTTGTAGCCACAGAGCTTGCCAAAGGTTTGGCTAATCGCGGACATAAACTTCACATTCTCAGCTATGCCAAACCGGCCCGGCTGGATTCCTTTCGAACCGATATTGCTTACCACGAAGTGGATTTGAGTTCGTATCCGCTTTTTGAATATCCACCATATGATCTGGCACTCGCCAACATGATGGTACACCTTATTCAGTATGAAAATCTGGATGTACTTCACGTCCATTACGCCATTCCTCATGCAACAAGCGCCTATTTGGCCAAACAGATTTTAAACAGCAAAGCGAAAGACGTACCGGTTATAACAACTCTTCACGGAACCGATATCACGTTGATCGGCAGCGACCCTACTTATAAACAGGTTGTTGATTTCTCCATCAATCAGAGTGATGGGGTAACGGCCGTTTCACAATATCTGAAAGAAGAAACCTATCGTCTTTTTGATATCACGAAAGACATCAAGGTCATTCCAAACTTTATTGACCTGGAACGCTTTCAAAAATCAAAAAAAGAACATTTCAAGAAAGCTATTTGCCCGGATGGTGAGAAAATTGTGACCCATGTATCCAATTTCCGGGAAGTGAAAAGAGTAACGGATGTGGTAGCAGCATTTGGAAAAATGCTGGAAAACGGGGTAAGAGCAAAACTGCTTATGGTAGGTGATGGACCTGAACGCCCCAAAGCCGAAAATAAATGCCGCGAACTTGGCATGTGCGATCATGTTCGGTTTCTTGGAAAACAGGACCAGGTTGAGGAAGTGTTGTCCATCTCTGATTTATTTATGATTCCCTCCGGAAGCGAAACATTTGGTCTGGCCGCTCTCGAAGCCATGAGTTGCAGTGTACCGGTAATCAGCTCAAATATCGGTGGTTTGCCGGAAGTAAACATTCATGGCGAAACCGGTTACCTTTGCGAACTGGCTGATATTGAGTGCATGGCCAACCACGCTACCGAGATCCTGACGGATGAAAAGCTGCAGGAAAGAATGTCGAAAGCTGCACGGCAGCGTGCCGAGATGTTTGAAATGGATAAAATTGTTTCGGTTTATGAAGACTATTACGATGAAGTGAAATCTTCTTTATAG
- a CDS encoding NAD(+)/NADH kinase, with amino-acid sequence MTFCIIANPEKYSIQDPLERVIKWCRANDIQVFASQKLKQHFPEIVVGKTISITPDEAEAVKDADIIIAMGGDGTMLHTAHLVKEIDKPLLGINTGKLGFMANIQPSQIEDALQSVVDGKYLLDKRQMLMATTEDESRYYALNEFLFSRKDTSSMITLEVEYDGSLINRYWADGLIISSPTGSTAYNLSAGGPIIQPNTPVMVVTPINPHTLTTRPLVLPSIRPLTVRSLGPFDHILFSYDGIVQPHNSKLDIEIIQSDFSVDLIQLPDQNYFETLRNKLMWGYDKRKD; translated from the coding sequence ATGACTTTTTGCATCATAGCAAATCCTGAAAAGTATTCCATCCAGGATCCGCTCGAAAGAGTGATCAAATGGTGCCGTGCCAATGACATTCAAGTCTTTGCCAGCCAAAAGCTAAAACAACATTTCCCGGAAATTGTAGTTGGTAAAACTATCTCCATCACCCCCGATGAAGCGGAAGCGGTAAAAGACGCCGACATCATTATTGCTATGGGTGGCGATGGCACGATGTTGCATACCGCTCATTTGGTAAAAGAAATTGATAAACCGCTGTTGGGAATCAACACCGGCAAACTTGGCTTTATGGCCAATATTCAACCTTCACAAATTGAAGATGCGCTGCAAAGCGTGGTGGATGGAAAATATCTCCTCGACAAACGCCAGATGCTCATGGCCACCACAGAAGATGAAAGCCGGTATTATGCGCTGAATGAATTTCTCTTTTCGAGAAAGGATACATCTTCCATGATTACGCTTGAAGTTGAATATGATGGCTCACTCATCAACCGGTATTGGGCAGATGGATTGATCATCTCTTCTCCTACCGGATCAACGGCGTATAATCTTTCTGCCGGCGGGCCCATTATTCAGCCAAACACACCGGTAATGGTGGTGACCCCCATCAACCCGCATACGTTAACTACACGCCCGCTTGTGCTGCCAAGCATCCGTCCGCTGACCGTGCGAAGTTTGGGTCCTTTCGACCACATTCTTTTTTCTTATGATGGAATTGTTCAGCCGCACAACAGCAAACTTGACATCGAAATTATTCAGAGCGATTTTTCAGTAGACCTTATACAATTGCCCGATCAAAACTATTTTGAAACACTGCGAAATAAATTGATGTGGGGATACGACAAACGAAAAGACTAA
- a CDS encoding MBL fold metallo-hydrolase, which produces MKRADFLKQLAFLSAGSALLPKLKFPKDSPFTELRNGVGIFTMQGGTIGWLTTDDAIVAIDSQYPDPAEKFVSGISSYGGGPEKVLFNTHHHGDHTGGNPVFAENGYRIIGHANVPDLQRIAAEGQENQPTVPDTTFEEDFDLSVGNETIHAKYYGPGHTKGDSVIWFEHANIAHMGDLVFNRLYPYIDRGGGAMIANWIPLLEQVADEADSDTLFIFGHGNPEFGVTGSSEDLLHLRDFFSHLMEYTRKGITAGKSKDEITNIQSFEEFPDFVSPSDFLSLSANVDVAYRELTEAE; this is translated from the coding sequence ATGAAACGCGCTGATTTTCTCAAACAACTTGCATTTCTATCGGCTGGATCGGCATTGCTGCCAAAACTTAAATTTCCGAAGGATTCTCCGTTTACTGAACTGAGAAACGGCGTTGGAATCTTCACGATGCAGGGCGGGACCATTGGCTGGCTCACAACGGACGATGCCATTGTTGCCATCGATTCCCAATATCCCGATCCTGCGGAAAAATTTGTTTCCGGCATTTCAAGTTATGGGGGCGGACCTGAAAAAGTGTTGTTTAACACGCATCATCATGGGGATCATACCGGTGGGAATCCGGTCTTTGCAGAAAATGGATACCGAATTATCGGCCATGCAAATGTACCGGATTTGCAACGAATCGCGGCCGAAGGTCAAGAGAATCAACCCACCGTTCCCGACACAACTTTTGAGGAAGATTTTGACCTTTCTGTAGGAAATGAAACCATTCACGCCAAATATTACGGTCCTGGCCATACAAAAGGAGATTCCGTAATCTGGTTTGAACATGCCAATATCGCCCATATGGGAGACTTGGTGTTCAACCGGCTTTATCCCTACATCGACCGTGGCGGCGGCGCAATGATTGCCAACTGGATTCCACTTCTTGAACAAGTTGCCGATGAAGCAGATTCAGATACCCTTTTCATATTTGGACATGGCAATCCTGAATTCGGTGTCACCGGAAGCAGTGAAGACCTTCTGCATTTACGCGATTTCTTCTCTCACCTGATGGAGTACACCCGAAAAGGAATTACTGCTGGAAAGAGCAAAGATGAAATCACAAATATTCAGTCTTTTGAAGAATTTCCTGATTTTGTAAGTCCGAGTGACTTTCTCTCCCTCTCAGCAAATGTAGATGTTGCCTATCGTGAACTTACAGAAGCAGAATAA
- the mdh gene encoding malate dehydrogenase, whose amino-acid sequence MKVTVVGAGGNVGSTVAFAIAERDFAKEVVMVDIERKDGEKTFYPSKGRALDQWETAPISGFDTRLTGTVDYEDTKDSDVCVITAGIPRKPGMSRDDLLEINSNIVESVTKELVKYSPDTIIIVVSNPLDVMAYVAHETSGLPSTKVMGMAGILDTARYRAFIAQELDISPKDIQALLMGGHGDTMVPLPRYTTVAGIPVTQLIDKEKLDAIVDRTKKGGGEIVGLMGTSAWYAPGAAAAQMVEAIMLDQNRIFPCAVRLNGEYGINDLFLGVPVKLGHGGIKEIIEVDLNDEEQDLLTSSEKAVRSTLDEFKKLMEDK is encoded by the coding sequence ATGAAAGTAACTGTTGTAGGAGCCGGAGGAAATGTAGGCTCAACGGTGGCATTTGCTATTGCCGAACGCGATTTTGCGAAAGAAGTTGTAATGGTTGATATCGAAAGAAAAGATGGAGAAAAAACCTTCTATCCATCCAAGGGACGAGCGCTCGACCAGTGGGAAACTGCTCCCATTTCCGGTTTTGATACCCGGTTAACCGGAACCGTTGATTATGAAGACACGAAAGATTCTGACGTCTGTGTGATTACCGCCGGTATTCCAAGAAAACCCGGCATGAGCCGGGACGACCTGTTGGAAATCAATAGCAATATTGTTGAAAGCGTAACCAAAGAGTTGGTTAAATACTCACCAGATACCATTATCATTGTGGTATCCAATCCGCTTGATGTGATGGCTTATGTTGCACACGAAACCAGCGGACTGCCTTCTACCAAAGTGATGGGAATGGCAGGTATTCTTGATACGGCGCGATATCGTGCATTCATTGCCCAGGAGTTAGACATCTCCCCGAAAGATATTCAGGCATTGCTCATGGGCGGCCATGGTGATACAATGGTTCCGCTACCCCGATACACCACAGTAGCCGGAATTCCCGTTACCCAACTCATTGATAAAGAGAAACTCGATGCTATTGTAGATCGCACCAAAAAAGGCGGCGGTGAAATTGTCGGCCTGATGGGAACATCAGCCTGGTATGCTCCCGGAGCTGCAGCCGCACAAATGGTTGAAGCCATTATGCTCGATCAAAATCGAATATTTCCGTGCGCTGTGCGTTTAAATGGTGAGTATGGAATCAACGATCTCTTTCTTGGCGTGCCTGTGAAGTTGGGACATGGCGGAATCAAGGAAATCATTGAGGTTGATTTAAACGATGAAGAACAGGATCTTTTAACTTCATCAGAAAAAGCAGTTCGTTCCACTTTGGACGAATTCAAAAAACTGATGGAAGATAAATAA
- the ggt gene encoding gamma-glutamyltransferase — MIFRKQLLSFLFIVSSFSLFNLTAFAQIDREAGPLNVTRSEVIAANGMVATSHPLATQIGLDILKQGGNAIDAAIAANAATGLMEPTGNGIGGDLFAIIWHEESGQLYALNASGRSPMGLSYDELMAELDEVGAESIPSYSLLSVSVPGAVDGWFELHERFGSIPMSDILAGATHYAEEGFPVTEAISAGWRRSAPFLKEQPGAFEETFTIDGEGPGKGEIFKNPDLGNTFRLLAEQGRDAFYRGEIAEKIDAYMREHGGYLRYEDFDKHHSDWVEPVTTNYRGYDVYQVGGNVQGTAVLQMLNILEGFDLASKGFASAETLHLLIEAKKLAFEDRAKLYADADFHEVPYDVLLSKEYAAERRKLIGERALADLSSGVEALEDGDTIFLTTADKDGNMVSLIQSNFRGMGTGFVVPGTGFSFQNRGELFSLDPNHPNVYEPGKRPFHTIIPGFVMKDGKPFFAYGNMGGAYQPIGHVSLLTNIIDFGMNIQQAGDALRWDHSGSTEPTDNVTDNLTGPGQVSIESSIDYQVVKDLRARGHRVQIGDSFFGRYQGIMRDHEKGVYFGASESRVDGQAAGY; from the coding sequence ATGATTTTTCGAAAACAGCTTCTCTCATTCCTCTTTATTGTCTCAAGTTTTTCCCTTTTCAATCTCACAGCATTTGCTCAAATCGATCGTGAAGCCGGTCCCCTGAATGTGACGCGTTCGGAAGTAATTGCTGCAAATGGAATGGTGGCGACAAGCCATCCTCTGGCAACACAAATTGGCCTCGACATCTTGAAGCAGGGAGGCAACGCTATTGACGCCGCCATTGCCGCAAATGCCGCAACGGGTTTAATGGAACCAACTGGCAACGGAATTGGAGGAGATCTTTTTGCCATTATCTGGCATGAAGAAAGCGGTCAGTTATATGCTTTAAACGCCAGCGGGCGCTCTCCCATGGGGCTTTCGTATGATGAACTTATGGCTGAGCTGGATGAGGTGGGGGCAGAATCGATCCCGTCATACAGTTTACTGTCAGTTTCTGTGCCCGGCGCTGTAGATGGCTGGTTTGAGCTTCATGAGCGGTTTGGTTCCATTCCGATGAGCGATATTCTGGCGGGAGCCACTCATTACGCTGAAGAGGGTTTTCCCGTAACGGAAGCCATTTCTGCCGGCTGGCGCAGAAGTGCTCCGTTTTTAAAAGAGCAGCCGGGTGCATTCGAAGAAACATTTACGATTGATGGGGAAGGGCCGGGAAAAGGTGAAATTTTCAAAAATCCGGATTTGGGAAATACCTTTCGGTTGTTGGCTGAACAGGGCCGCGATGCTTTTTACCGTGGAGAAATTGCCGAAAAAATTGATGCTTATATGCGCGAGCATGGAGGATACCTGCGGTATGAAGATTTTGATAAACACCATTCGGACTGGGTAGAACCTGTGACCACAAATTATCGCGGGTATGATGTGTACCAGGTTGGCGGCAATGTTCAGGGCACGGCTGTTTTGCAGATGCTTAATATCCTGGAAGGATTCGATTTGGCTTCCAAAGGATTTGCCAGTGCCGAAACTTTGCACCTTCTGATTGAAGCGAAAAAGCTCGCGTTTGAAGACCGGGCAAAACTCTATGCCGATGCCGATTTTCATGAGGTTCCGTATGATGTACTTCTTTCCAAAGAATATGCAGCGGAACGCCGGAAATTAATTGGCGAGAGAGCTTTGGCAGATCTTAGTTCCGGCGTAGAGGCACTTGAGGATGGAGATACCATTTTCTTAACCACAGCCGATAAAGACGGAAATATGGTTTCCCTGATCCAGAGTAATTTTCGGGGAATGGGGACAGGATTTGTAGTTCCTGGAACGGGTTTTAGTTTTCAGAATCGGGGAGAGTTATTTTCGCTGGACCCAAATCATCCCAATGTTTATGAGCCGGGCAAACGACCGTTTCACACCATTATTCCAGGGTTTGTGATGAAAGATGGGAAACCGTTTTTTGCCTACGGAAACATGGGAGGGGCGTATCAGCCAATCGGGCATGTAAGTCTTCTGACCAACATCATCGACTTTGGGATGAACATTCAACAGGCTGGAGACGCTCTTCGTTGGGATCATTCTGGTTCAACCGAACCTACCGATAACGTTACTGATAACCTGACTGGTCCGGGACAAGTCAGTATTGAATCTTCGATAGATTATCAGGTAGTAAAGGATCTCAGGGCCCGGGGACACAGAGTGCAAATTGGCGACAGCTTTTTCGGGCGTTACCAGGGTATCATGAGAGATCATGAAAAAGGAGTCTATTTTGGTGCGTCAGAATCGCGGGTTGATGGCCAGGCAGCAGGTTATTGA
- a CDS encoding ABC transporter substrate-binding protein: MNIKHVRNLALLLSLMTVVYACSSSKSTVVVVEETPATEQTPQPDSVDEQFTEITIGLIDSVSNFDPLFAENLSTQRTLSLIYEGLYTLDRQGNPVPAIASEVEISDDSLQYVFTLDENKYFHNSSVFTAGVGRRVLASDVKQAFERTAKNNVPGNAAQLLMGINGYENFFLEQRSVYDAGKRVLDGVGGIQVLNRQTVAIILTEKDPDFLKKLASPYLFVYPQEAINNSNRPLVNNPVGTGPYFLNRVQNNGQIVLSRDERRTNGEPELTLINRINLVHFADETQLFEQFTAGQIDWIPEIGPAISEQVLDDDGELQAAYEGNQESYFSLAENNANRVVAFYLNERATVNQDWLINRLAYLTDEDFGIRGAVTLNVDDFEIIEEAEPQEQYYTTFTEDSYARQLLTELHNIIFIPQSSLVLFDIRVPTNQTSIYSENSSSWNEMLEPLDDSYFLRVDTKILGLYQDYVTGIESTTVPWLLHIDEIEVQNSQSTVQ; the protein is encoded by the coding sequence ATGAACATCAAACATGTAAGAAACCTCGCCCTTTTGCTGTCGTTGATGACAGTAGTCTATGCTTGCAGCAGTTCCAAAAGTACCGTCGTTGTAGTTGAAGAAACGCCTGCTACCGAGCAAACCCCTCAACCGGATTCAGTCGATGAACAATTCACAGAAATTACAATTGGCCTGATCGACTCTGTTTCTAATTTTGATCCGCTTTTTGCAGAAAATCTCAGCACTCAGCGAACCTTGTCTTTGATTTATGAGGGATTATATACGCTGGACCGGCAGGGAAATCCAGTTCCGGCAATTGCCAGTGAAGTAGAAATTTCTGACGACAGCCTGCAGTATGTTTTTACCCTGGATGAGAATAAATACTTTCACAACAGTTCTGTTTTTACCGCTGGTGTTGGGAGAAGAGTGTTGGCGTCTGATGTAAAACAGGCTTTTGAACGAACGGCAAAAAATAACGTCCCGGGAAATGCCGCACAGTTGTTAATGGGTATCAACGGATATGAGAATTTCTTCCTGGAACAACGGTCTGTTTATGATGCAGGTAAACGCGTGTTGGATGGCGTCGGTGGCATTCAGGTTCTGAACCGGCAGACCGTCGCGATCATCCTTACAGAAAAAGATCCGGATTTTCTGAAAAAGCTCGCATCACCTTATCTCTTTGTTTATCCGCAGGAAGCCATCAATAACAGCAATCGGCCGTTGGTAAATAATCCCGTCGGCACCGGACCGTATTTTCTAAATCGTGTGCAAAATAATGGCCAGATTGTCCTTTCAAGGGATGAACGGAGAACCAATGGAGAGCCTGAGCTTACTCTCATAAACAGAATTAACCTGGTTCATTTTGCGGATGAGACACAACTTTTTGAACAGTTTACCGCCGGTCAAATTGACTGGATTCCTGAAATCGGTCCGGCAATTTCTGAACAGGTTTTAGATGACGATGGCGAACTGCAAGCAGCTTACGAAGGAAACCAGGAAAGTTACTTTAGCCTTGCAGAAAATAATGCAAATCGAGTTGTTGCATTTTATCTTAACGAACGGGCTACGGTCAACCAGGATTGGCTCATCAACAGGCTGGCCTATTTAACAGATGAAGATTTTGGAATACGCGGTGCGGTGACACTGAATGTAGATGATTTTGAAATTATCGAAGAAGCTGAACCGCAGGAACAGTATTACACAACATTTACGGAAGATTCGTACGCCCGGCAACTACTCACGGAGCTTCACAACATTATCTTTATTCCACAATCATCCCTTGTTCTTTTTGATATTCGTGTTCCAACCAACCAAACGTCTATTTATTCTGAAAACAGCAGTTCGTGGAATGAAATGCTGGAGCCGTTAGACGACTCTTATTTCTTACGGGTGGACACAAAAATCCTTGGCCTCTACCAGGATTATGTTACCGGAATTGAATCTACCACCGTGCCCTGGCTTCTGCATATTGATGAAATCGAGGTTCAAAATTCTCAATCAACCGTGCAATGA